The following are encoded in a window of Pseudomonas multiresinivorans genomic DNA:
- a CDS encoding YqcC family protein translates to MDGRVLAVADQLLLIERELRAVGLWGSESPSTDRLSSVEPFCVDTLALEEWLQWIFLPRMKQIIESGADLPNASGIRAIAEMAYANEGARVAGLLDALGAFDQLISPTP, encoded by the coding sequence ATGGACGGGCGCGTGCTGGCCGTCGCCGATCAGTTGCTGCTGATCGAGCGGGAGCTGCGTGCAGTCGGTCTGTGGGGAAGCGAAAGCCCGTCGACGGACAGGCTTTCCAGCGTCGAACCCTTCTGCGTGGATACGCTGGCGCTGGAAGAGTGGCTGCAGTGGATATTTCTGCCACGGATGAAGCAGATCATCGAGAGCGGCGCGGACCTGCCCAATGCCTCGGGGATCCGTGCCATTGCGGAAATGGCTTATGCCAATGAGGGCGCGCGGGTGGCTGGTCTGCTCGATGCGCTCGGCGCGTTCGACCAGCTGATCAGCCCGACGCCCTGA
- a CDS encoding DUF4124 domain-containing protein translates to MRRTIFMGSLLLALAPTVMAAQVYKWVDAQGITHFGAQPPEGANASALNTNSAQPKAASNFPPPAAAKPTLAPSDDEKQKAADEKVRQEVAQQEAERIKQCELERTNLAQLKNNPRVRVDDGNGDVRRITEEERQARIAASEKNIRENCN, encoded by the coding sequence ATGCGACGGACGATTTTCATGGGCAGCCTGCTGCTCGCACTGGCCCCGACCGTGATGGCCGCGCAGGTCTACAAATGGGTAGATGCCCAGGGCATCACCCACTTCGGGGCACAGCCGCCGGAGGGCGCGAACGCCTCTGCCCTCAACACCAATTCCGCCCAGCCCAAGGCCGCCAGCAACTTTCCGCCACCCGCCGCTGCCAAACCAACACTGGCGCCCAGCGACGACGAAAAGCAGAAGGCAGCGGACGAGAAGGTGCGCCAGGAAGTGGCGCAACAAGAAGCCGAGCGCATCAAACAGTGCGAACTGGAGCGTACCAACCTGGCGCAGCTCAAGAACAACCCGCGCGTTCGAGTGGATGATGGCAATGGCGACGTTCGCCGGATCACCGAAGAAGAACGTCAGGCGCGCATCGCAGCCAGCGAGAAGAACATCCGCGAGAACTGCAACTGA
- a CDS encoding acetolactate synthase 3 large subunit: MELLSGAEMVVRSLRDEGVKYIYGYPGGALLHIYDALFKENEVTHILVRHEQAATHMADGYARATGKPGVVLVTSGPGATNAVTGIATAYMDSIPMVVISGQVASNMVGTDAFQETDMVGISRPIVKHSFIIKHPSEIPEVIKKAFYIAQSGRPGPVVIDIPKDMGDPTQKFEYNYPKKVKLRSYSPAVRGHSGQIRKAAEMMLAAKRPIIYAGGGVIMGNAAEPLTEVARMLNVPVTNTLMGLGGYPGTDRQFVGMLGMHGSYTANLAMHHADVIFAVGARFDDRVINGETAAKFCPNAKIIHVDIDPASISKTVKADIPIVGPVDSVLTEMVAILKEIGETPNKEAQAAWWKQIEEWRGTRGLFPYSMGDGSIIKPQTVIETLCEVTNGDAFVASDVGQHQMFAAQYYRFNKPNRWINSGGLGTMGFGFPAAMGVKLNFPDADVACVTGEGSIQMNIQELSTCLQYDLPVKIVNLNNGALGMVRQWQDMQYNSRYSHSYMESLPDFVKLAEAYGHVGMRITDLKDLKPMMEEAFAMKNRLVFLDIQVDTSEHVYPMQIRGGAMRDMWLSKTERT, encoded by the coding sequence GTGGAACTTTTATCCGGCGCTGAAATGGTCGTCCGCTCCCTGCGTGACGAAGGCGTTAAGTACATCTACGGGTACCCGGGCGGTGCCCTCCTGCATATCTACGACGCTCTCTTCAAAGAGAACGAAGTAACCCACATCCTGGTTCGCCACGAGCAGGCCGCCACCCACATGGCCGACGGCTATGCGCGCGCCACCGGCAAGCCGGGCGTGGTGCTGGTGACCTCCGGTCCCGGCGCGACCAACGCCGTTACCGGCATCGCCACTGCCTACATGGACTCCATCCCGATGGTGGTGATCTCCGGCCAGGTGGCGAGCAACATGGTCGGCACCGACGCGTTCCAGGAAACCGACATGGTCGGTATCTCCCGTCCGATCGTGAAGCACAGCTTCATCATCAAGCACCCGTCGGAAATCCCCGAGGTCATCAAGAAGGCCTTCTATATCGCCCAGTCCGGCCGTCCCGGCCCGGTGGTGATCGATATTCCGAAGGACATGGGCGACCCGACCCAGAAGTTCGAATACAACTACCCGAAGAAGGTCAAGCTGCGCTCCTACAGCCCGGCGGTCCGTGGCCACTCCGGCCAGATCCGCAAGGCCGCCGAGATGATGCTCGCCGCCAAGCGCCCGATCATCTACGCCGGTGGCGGCGTGATCATGGGCAATGCCGCCGAGCCGCTGACCGAAGTCGCGCGCATGCTCAATGTGCCGGTCACCAATACCCTGATGGGCCTGGGTGGCTATCCGGGTACCGATCGCCAGTTCGTCGGCATGCTCGGCATGCACGGCAGCTACACCGCGAACCTCGCGATGCACCACGCTGACGTGATCTTTGCCGTCGGTGCGCGTTTCGACGACCGCGTGATCAACGGCGAGACCGCAGCCAAGTTCTGCCCGAACGCCAAGATCATCCACGTCGACATCGACCCGGCCTCGATTTCCAAGACCGTCAAGGCCGACATCCCGATCGTCGGCCCGGTGGACAGCGTCCTGACCGAAATGGTCGCGATCCTCAAGGAAATCGGCGAGACCCCGAACAAGGAAGCCCAGGCTGCCTGGTGGAAGCAGATCGAAGAATGGCGCGGCACCCGCGGCCTGTTCCCCTACAGCATGGGCGACGGCAGCATCATCAAGCCGCAGACCGTGATCGAAACCCTCTGCGAAGTCACCAACGGTGATGCCTTCGTCGCTTCCGACGTAGGTCAGCACCAGATGTTCGCGGCGCAGTACTACCGCTTCAACAAGCCCAATCGCTGGATCAACTCCGGTGGCCTGGGCACCATGGGCTTCGGCTTCCCGGCCGCCATGGGTGTGAAGCTGAACTTCCCCGATGCCGACGTTGCGTGCGTGACCGGTGAAGGCAGCATCCAGATGAACATCCAGGAGCTGTCCACCTGCCTGCAGTACGACCTGCCGGTGAAGATCGTCAACCTGAACAACGGTGCGCTGGGCATGGTCCGCCAATGGCAGGACATGCAGTACAACAGCCGCTACTCGCACTCCTACATGGAATCGCTGCCGGACTTCGTCAAGCTGGCTGAAGCGTATGGCCACGTCGGCATGCGCATCACCGACCTGAAGGATCTGAAACCGATGATGGAAGAGGCCTTCGCGATGAAGAATCGCCTGGTCTTCCTCGACATCCAGGTCGATACCAGCGAGCACGTCTACCCGATGCAGATCCGCGGTGGTGCGATGCGCGACATGTGGCTGAGCAAGACGGAGCGTACCTGA
- the ilvN gene encoding acetolactate synthase small subunit, translating to MRHIISLLLENEPGALSRVVGLFSQRNYNIESLTVAPTEDPTLSRLTLTTAGQDEVIEQITKNLNKLIEVVKLVNLSESAHIERELMLVKVKATGAQRAEVKRTTDIFRGQIVDVTSSVYTVQLAGTSDKLDSFIQAIGTASILEVVRSGVTGIARGDKTLSI from the coding sequence ATGCGACACATCATTTCCCTGCTGCTGGAAAACGAACCCGGCGCGCTGTCCCGCGTCGTCGGCCTGTTCTCCCAGCGCAACTACAACATCGAAAGCCTGACCGTCGCCCCGACCGAGGACCCGACGCTGTCGCGCCTGACCCTGACCACCGCCGGTCAGGATGAAGTCATCGAGCAGATCACCAAGAACCTCAACAAGCTCATCGAGGTGGTAAAACTGGTGAATCTCTCGGAGAGCGCGCACATCGAGCGCGAGCTGATGCTGGTGAAGGTGAAGGCCACCGGCGCCCAGCGCGCCGAGGTCAAGCGCACCACCGACATCTTCCGCGGACAGATCGTCGACGTCACCAGCAGCGTCTACACCGTGCAGCTGGCCGGCACCAGCGACAAGCTGGACAGCTTCATCCAGGCCATCGGCACCGCGTCGATCCTCGAAGTTGTCCGCAGCGGCGTCACCGGCATTGCCCGTGGCGACAAGACTCTCAGCATCTGA
- the ilvC gene encoding ketol-acid reductoisomerase, with the protein MRVFYDKDCDLSIVQGKKVAIIGYGSQGHAHACNLKDSGVDVTVGLRAGSSSVAKAQNHGLKVAEVAEAVAAADLVMILTPDEFQGRLYKDEIEPNLKKGATLAFAHGFSIHYNQVVPRADLDVIMIAPKAPGHTVRSEFVKGGGIPDLIAIYQDASGNAKNVALSYACGVGGGRTGIIETTFKDETETDLFGEQAVLCGGCVELVKAGFETLVEAGYAPEMAYFECLHELKLIVDLMYEGGIANMNYSISNNAEYGEYVTGPEVINAESRQAMRNALKRIQDGEYAKMFISEGATNYPSMTAKRRNNAAHGIEVIGEQLRSMMPWIAANKIVDKAKN; encoded by the coding sequence ATGCGCGTTTTCTACGATAAAGACTGTGACCTCTCCATCGTTCAGGGCAAGAAAGTTGCCATCATCGGTTACGGTTCCCAGGGCCACGCCCATGCCTGCAACCTGAAAGACTCCGGCGTCGACGTCACCGTCGGCCTGCGTGCGGGTTCTTCTTCCGTTGCCAAGGCTCAGAACCACGGCCTGAAAGTCGCCGAAGTGGCCGAAGCCGTTGCCGCTGCCGACCTGGTCATGATCCTCACCCCGGACGAGTTCCAGGGCCGCCTGTACAAGGACGAGATCGAGCCGAACCTGAAAAAAGGCGCCACCCTGGCCTTCGCCCACGGCTTCTCCATCCACTACAACCAGGTCGTTCCGCGCGCTGACCTCGACGTGATCATGATCGCGCCGAAAGCCCCGGGCCACACCGTACGCTCCGAATTCGTGAAAGGCGGCGGCATCCCTGACCTGATCGCGATCTACCAGGACGCTTCGGGCAATGCCAAGAACGTCGCCCTGTCCTACGCCTGCGGCGTTGGCGGCGGCCGTACCGGCATCATCGAAACCACCTTCAAGGACGAGACCGAAACCGACCTGTTCGGCGAGCAGGCCGTTCTGTGCGGCGGTTGCGTCGAGCTGGTGAAAGCCGGTTTCGAAACCCTGGTCGAAGCCGGTTACGCTCCGGAAATGGCCTACTTCGAGTGCCTGCACGAACTGAAACTGATCGTTGACCTCATGTACGAAGGCGGCATCGCCAACATGAACTACTCGATCTCGAACAACGCCGAATACGGCGAGTACGTGACCGGTCCGGAAGTGATCAACGCCGAATCCCGTCAGGCCATGCGCAACGCTCTGAAGCGCATCCAGGACGGCGAATACGCCAAGATGTTCATCTCCGAAGGCGCCACCAACTACCCGTCGATGACCGCCAAGCGCCGCAACAACGCCGCTCACGGCATCGAAGTCATCGGCGAGCAACTGCGCTCCATGATG